CATCCATAAAGAATGTATTATCAAGCAGGTCGTATATGTTTGCACCAAATGTTCTCCTCCGTACATAATCTCTCCCCAAATACATAATATTGGTATCAGGAAGGTCACTGATTACAAATGGCGAATGGGTTACTAATGTAATGTTTAGCCCATATATTTCTGGTAACTCAACAGAACGGATAGCACTCAATACCATATCAATAAATCGTCGCTGTAGGTCTGGATGGAAATACAGCTCAACCTCGTCAAGCATCATGTTTACATAATGATATTTCACATCATGGCTACTTCCCCGATCGTTCCAGGCAGAATTAATATTCACCAAGTGATACATCATATTGCTGATAACGTATGTCGCCTGCCTCTCTCCTGTACTTAATCCCGTAAACGGTACAACCTGGCCTTTATCGTCTTCTATACCAAGATTGAAATCAAAAAATGGTGGTGGCAGTAAGTCATCGTATCTCAGCGTACAGTTTTCCTTTTCATCATCGTGATTATGAATCTTATCGTCCATCCACTCCTGAATATCAGTTACGGATAATCCTACGGCTTTAACATCCTGATATTGATAGTATTTATAACGCAACTGATAGCAGGCTCTGCGAAGTTTTGAGGTGATATGTGTTCGGTCTGCTCCTAATACTTTCAGCCGGTCTTTAATCGTATCACAACTAGCATCCGCTTTCATCATCTCATTTATGATGTCAGTATAGCTAATATAATGGCTGCAAATCTTCAATGTCTTATAGACTATATAGTTCTTGGCATCCTCTTCAATTGGCGAGTAACCTATCTCTCCAATGTAAAAAAACTCACGCCATGTATCAATTATCAACTGGTACAGCCACTCATCAATATTAATCCTAAGCTGGTCATACTTATCATCATCACCAAAAAGCTTATTCACGATAGAATTCTTACCAACAGGAATTTTGCTACGCCTTGGTAATTTTATATACTTGATAGTTAGCTTGTCTAGTATCTTCCTAAACGGATATTGCTGACTCACATAGTCGTCATAAAACAGTAGCGAAATAATTCGTTCCATGGCCAAGCCGTTCTCCTTGTCAACATCAAGATTGCCCTCTTTGCGCCAAGGATTCAACACAATAGGTGTCTGATAACCGTCGTTTTTATGGAACACTCCACTTACCCAATATTTTTCTTCCTCCTTCTCTACACCTACATTATTCGTTATTTTTTTGATGCGCTCATCATTCGTCTGCTCATACACATAGTCACGATAGTTGTATGCATAGAAAGAATAGTTACATACAACTGTATAAAAGAAGTGATTCTTCAGTATTTCCGCTGTTCCCGATGGTCCAAGTGGTTGTATTACGTCTCCCTCTCCTCCATTCAGGATAATAATCGGTCTCTCCTTCTTAAGAAAAATACAATAATCTCCTTCAGAGCTTGCTTCTGTATATCTATGCAATTGGATTTGTCTGTTTCGTATCTCCAAGCGATATACAGTTCCATCCATCAGATATATCAATTCTCCAAACACATAGTCTATAAAATGGAGGTGCTCTGCTGCTGCAAAATGGGGATATTCTCCAAATACCGATGCTGCCACATTATTCATCATTCTAATGGCTAAATCCACTAAAGTACTCTTGCCGGAACCGTTTTTCCCAACAATTGCACCAATATGTACATCCATTTTCTGACCTTTAAAAATCAGTTGATCATCCAAAGAATGATAGTGAATTCCCACTGTTCCCTGCTTTTCGTCAATGATGCAGCCATTACAAAAGTAATGCCAATCTTCCTTTCCCGACATCGATTTCTGCATGCTCTGCACTATCGTTGTCTTGATGGTTTGGTTACACTCCTGCGCAGTCGGTTCCAAAGGCCTGATGGCAATCATCTTAAAGCCCCTGCCTATTCTTTCTGAAAAATATTCTGGCATATTATTTAGTCGTTCTTTATTCATCCTCTTCATGATGCCAGATATTCCGCAATAAGCCGCCTTGCATATGTCTTATTATTCCTGCACCATTGAAAAAACAGGCAAAGCCATAGCACAACGCTAGCAAACCACAGCCATCCAAACTCTGAAAAAGCCAGACTCTTACGAAACACCATTATTACACCATATATCCAGCCGATACTGTATGCAGACAAGATATTTCGAGCCATCACCGACTGATAGTAAAACTCATCCACATCGTGACTTCTCTTTAGTATCTCCTTTACCTTCTTAAAAATGAGCCCAGCCTGTTTCCTACAGATATTATATTCATCCTTATGGTTTATCAGAGCGATCAACCTTTGACGTTGCTCTTTGGTATACATCGACTCTATCTTCAGCAACTTATGTGATGGTCGATCAATAATATTAAACTTATAAGAATACCTCTCACAAAAACTGGCTACCATATTAACCAGATAACCTATGATAAAAGCCACAAATGGCAATACTATAACCAATAAGGCATTGGAGATAGGTTTGACACGTTTTACCAATTTACCAACCTCACCATAAAACTCTACCTCGTAGGCACTGTTAAACACCACAATGATAATAATCAGGAGAAATCCTGGCACAACCATTTTCATTATTTCTTGAAATCTATAGTTCATATCTTCTCAATCGTCATAACCTGGCGGTGGGTTCTTAAATAGTTTCTTAGTATCATTTCCTTTTTGAGCTTCATCAAATGCTGCCACAGGCAGTTTAACCACCTGCGTAGTAAATAGTTCTTTGCCTTCATGCTTATACACATAACGGTCATAGTCGTGCCTATAGGGAGAAAAGCATACAGACCCACCATAATGTCCAGTATTGCATATCACCACATTGCAATATACCAGTCGCGAAATGGCTTCAGCCAAGAAGTAGAATGACTTCACATCTTGGTTATAAGCCAAAATAAACAGATGGTGTATCTTGTGCTTATAGACAGCAAAGCGCTCTATATCGTAAAAGTCGGCACAAATCGAAACTCCAATCTTGCCATAGTCACCTGCATTCAACAAATAAAACTTATCACACGACTGGTGTACCATTCCAGCATTTTTGATAGCTTCTAATTCTCTTCTCGCAAAAAAACGTTTTCCAAAATAGAAACACTTACGCGGCGATCTGCCCTTTCCTAAAGGCCAGTTCTTCGGAATATATACACCAGCATTGTTCTCAATCTTGTTATCGCTATTCATGTAGTAGTCCAAACCAGAAATGATAATCGCTCCAAGCCCGTCAGCTAATCCAGGCAACAGGCTTTGATGAATATCTGCGACACATAATTCCGGTAGCACTATGATATGAGGTTTGCGACTTTCTTCTAGATGGATAAGCTCGCTACATGCTGCGCATATTTCGTTCCACACGCGCTTAGCCTCGGCTTGGTCCATCTTGTAGGCTCCTTTTCGGCCTCCTGTCAGATTCCATGCCAATTCAGAATCAAGCGTAGTTTGTATCAATGCTACTTTAAGAAACTCTTCCATCTTTATTCTAAATCTATAACAATTACTTGCCTCTGCTGGCTATTTGCCACTGACACCAAATTGGTCTTTAATAACTCCAAGTCTTTTTTTAATTGTTCCAACAAATCATCAACATCCCATATTTTGGGGTTATCCACCCAATAAAGGTCATTAAGATCTGCTCCTGTGTCTTGTCTCAATATTCTGTTCTCCCTGTTTCTAACAGAAAGGCACGATGTTACGATTCGGCTTGTTAAAGAAGAAACACTGCCTTTGTGTATCAAATCATCCAACACACTCATCCATTCAAACCCATATTCTGGCCTATTCATAATCCATGGTAAAGATTTCTCTTTCACAAGCAACTGCAGGAAAAACAAGCCCAAAGCATAAACCATATTATAATCAGGGCCATTCATTGTCATCATGGCTGGTAGTTGATAGACTATTGATTTTTCTACGAGATAATCTATTTTTACCGTTATCGAGTTCTCATCATTTATCCAATAATTCCAGTCATTATAACTCTTTTTCCATTCTTTTTGGCTGAACTTGATATTAGCAGGATGAATGGCCTTCAGTTTGAACAACTGTTCTGTATCACTATGGAGATAATTAATCAGTGCTATCATAATTTTCACACTAACAAATTCTGACCACACCGGGAGCAGTCTGTAATTAGGATCATCTCTTTGTATCTGCCTTGCAAAATCTATCCACTGACCAAACCTCCAGTAGGTCGAACCTTTCTTGTTTAAATCCCTATGCAACTTGTCTGCTTGACAGATTCTACCTAAATAGTCGGAATAACCATCCATACTAGCAACAAAGTATTTCAGATCTTCATGATTCAAAACCAAACCTTCAGGGTTATCAAACTCAAAATCGTCTAATTCTAAAGGCTCACTGATAAATACTCCAAGAAAGTATGGGAAATAGGGCGAGTTAACAGATACTTTGTTAAGATCAGAAGGGAATAGCTCCTTGATTACATTTTTCACCTTCATTCTCCTACCATTTAAAGTTTCATGAATTAACAACATCCAGTAAGTGGGATCATACTTACCCACCCTCTCCAAATAGTCAATGCCAGCTGAACCAAACGGAATTATTTTATCCTCTTTATTTACGAGATAACAAAAAGCGATAGCTTTATGCACCTGGAGCAATGAGTCCGCAACAAAATAATGGTTCGATAAAGAATCACTGATTGCACAGGCATTAACTATGAAGTCCATCATCATTGCTTTCTCATGCTCAGTTTTGCCTCTACCCTTCAATGTAAGTTCAGCCATCACCATCAACAGCATCTCAGCCCGATGTATATTGAGTGTTGCCTCAATATAATCACACCCCAATGGGTGCATTTTCTTTTCCTGGGCGAAGGAACGAACAAGACTGTATAGCTCCCTTATCTTCTTTGGACAATGATGAGCGCAGAACTCAAAAGCCCGTAACCACACTCTGGGTTTGTCTGGCACTTCATTAACCGCCCTGATTAACAGGTTGTATATTTCATCAACCATGTTTTTACGATGCTGTTCCGCCCTTGCTAATTCTTTGTTAATCTCTTGAATGTAAGTCCAGTCAGCATCGCCTTCCATTTTCATGATGAGCTGAGCATCATTATATATATAGTCTTTGTAAGTATTCTTCAGATTCTTAAACTTATCTTCAGTCAGACCATCTACATAACCGACCCACAATTTTCTCAAACGATATATCTCATTATAATCCACCATGTCACTTAGCATCATTCTTGTCAACATCGTGGTAGCAAATGATATACGTGTATTATGTTTGATTTCCTGTTCGGGTAGGTCTGATACGAGCAGCATCTGCAAATCTTTAAACATCATGCCCCGCTCGCTTTCTGTCATAAGGCTCAAATCCTGTTTGGCTATCTGCGATACTTTCTTCATAGCCATAGTCAGCAGAGGTGCAGGGTAGTTTGGACTTATTGCGCCAAACTGTTTTATAAGGGCCACTGCTTCATCCTCGCTCTTACTTTCATCATAGACTGAGCCTAATTCCTGGGGTTCAACTTTATCTTCGTTTACTTGAAGTCCAAATGGCGCACTCGTAATCAGTTTTTTATACCACATCACCCATTTATATAGGGTTTCTGGTTCTCGCGCTATAAAGACATGGTCATCCACATACCTAAAATGTATCAGATTCTTAAATTCTTTTGTAGCGAGTTTTCTTTTCACAGCCAAGTCGATATCCAACATATACACATTGGCTATAAAACCAGCAACTTCAAGTCCTGTTGGTAGGCCATGGAAGTTCTCATAGTCTTCCAGTTGCATATCCTTCAGTGCGTCATAATTCTTTTTTTCATCAAAGGTATAGAGGCTTACCTTGAAGTTTGTCACACAGTCAATAAGCCTATGTAACTTTATAGTGGTCTCTTCATCCTCCTCTTTGACTTTATCCTTAATCACAGATGCTACCCTACGCATATCTACCTTTTCGTAGAATTTACTTAGGTCTAACCCAGTCCAAAACAACACCTGTTTAGAATTAGCATTGTTGAAATATTCTTTCGTCAGATAAGGCAACTTAAAATAGTCATCAGAAATCTGGTTATTATCCTCAACTATGCTATTATCATCTTCATTCAGGTTTACCTTGGCCAATTGCTTGATACTTACCGAAATATGTTTTCGCATCAGTGGCCAGCTATTTGACCATTTCTTGTATATACGTGGATTTGAACTACGGTAATATCCTACCTTCAATTGTTTTGTCTCAGGATCTTTCCAAATCGGTACATACAATCTGTTACCATAGCTCCAGGCGGGCATTAATCTCTCAAACACCTCTCCTATTACATTTGTAATAGCCATCCATACCAGTTGATCCCTGATGTCAATTTGGAAACTTTGCCTGATTCGCATTTTTCCAAGTTTCTCTCCATCTTTCGGTTTCTCGTTAGCTTTCGGATATGGTGCAGGGACTATTGCCTCCATCTCGTATGTACCACCCTCTATCTCATTCTTTATCCGAATGAGATTTTCTGTCAACCTGAACTTGAATGCGGTAAGGTCCAATTCATCATACCAAACCTCGCCGTGATGGAAGCTTCTTTCCAGTTTCTTCCACGCCAGCATCAAGTTCTCTATCGAGGTTATTCTATCAAAATAGCTCATAGCTTAGCAATTTTGTCTGCGTAATATTCTGAATAGTCACCATACCCTTTAGGTAGTGACAATTTATGTAAACTACATCCAACTTTATTCAAAGCCTCCTTCATTTTTTCATATAAACCTGCTCCAGCATCGTCTTGGTCGGGATACATAAATAGCAACCTGTTCATCAGATATTTCAAGTCAGAATCCTTGAAGAGCGAGGTACTCGGAATGCCAATAGCCTTTTTTCCAGCCGACAACATCCCGAAACAATCAGTGATTCCTTCTGATATATAAAGAGGCTCATCCATTTCCATATCTTTTAAAATTGGAAGGTTATAGAGTGGCACTGCAAGTCCTGGAACAAAATTAAACCTATAGTTTCGCTCTTTTGTCAATCGTCTGCTTTGAAGATTTACTATCCTTCCATTTATGTCATAATATGGTATAATAAGACAAGGAACTATACAGAATGGCTCTAATCCATATTGTCTTTTCACTATCACACCGCTATCCATACAACGTTCCAACCCAAATTGAGCTGTTAGCTTAGCCACAAGTTTCTGTCCATTATCTACCGATCCTATATGTAGTTCCTCTATTACCTCATGTTTATATTTTCTTTCCTCAAAAAGGAAATCCTCGGCTTTTTTCGTTAATCCGACATTTTCTACTATCCAGTTAAGTATCTCTACATCTGGTTCTTTCTTTGGTTCCTCAGTTCTTACAACCTTTTTCTTCGGCGGTGTCTTTTTTACAAATTTAGGTTTCTCATTGTTGGGCAAAGGAATTGAAAACTCTCTTGCTAATATCTGACAGGCCTCTTGAAAACCGCAATTTTCCACTTGCATTGTCAAGGTAATAGGATTACCACCCTTACCACAAACAAAGCAATGACAAAAATTCTCTTTAGAGTTGGTACTAAATCTCAAGCTGGGATTATGATCACTATGCCACGGACATAAGGCCCAATGCTTCTTAACCGTCAGCCCCAGCTTAACAGCAACTGATTCAATAGAAAGTTCATTTAACTTCTCCAAGAATTGCTTGTCGTAATATGGCATAAAACTATATTATTACTTATCCTTGAGTTTCTCCGCAGAGTTTCACATTTCTTCACCTGCCGATTCTCCGTTGAAAAAAGATTTCACTCCCGCCTATCTTTCATCCTTCCACCTTTATACAAACGCTCAACTGCTGATGCGCGCCCATTTCTTTTAGCACACCCATCAGCAGCTTGGTATTTATTCTCACATCCTTGCTGGCAACATTGGCGAACAACGGTTTGCGTTCCTCATTCTCCGATTCATCCAAAGCCTTACCCTCATCTATCCTGATGAACAAGGTCGCACCATTATTAACCGCAAAATCTATCAGGCTCAATACGCTAGCAACAAACTTCTTCAAAGTTCGTAATGTACTCAGCTTCTTAAAATCCTTTATAGAAAACCAATTGCCAAACTCATTTCTGTCATCAATGTCCATCAATAATTCCAATTCCATCAGCCTGTTTAGCCTTCTATTCAGTCTAACAATCAACCTGACGTCATTCACATCCACCATCACCCTCACATGATAGTTCGCATCATACTTGTATTCTACATTCTCTATCGGCAGTTTCAAC
The sequence above is a segment of the Prevotella sp. E9-3 genome. Coding sequences within it:
- a CDS encoding RNA-directed DNA polymerase encodes the protein MSYFDRITSIENLMLAWKKLERSFHHGEVWYDELDLTAFKFRLTENLIRIKNEIEGGTYEMEAIVPAPYPKANEKPKDGEKLGKMRIRQSFQIDIRDQLVWMAITNVIGEVFERLMPAWSYGNRLYVPIWKDPETKQLKVGYYRSSNPRIYKKWSNSWPLMRKHISVSIKQLAKVNLNEDDNSIVEDNNQISDDYFKLPYLTKEYFNNANSKQVLFWTGLDLSKFYEKVDMRRVASVIKDKVKEEDEETTIKLHRLIDCVTNFKVSLYTFDEKKNYDALKDMQLEDYENFHGLPTGLEVAGFIANVYMLDIDLAVKRKLATKEFKNLIHFRYVDDHVFIAREPETLYKWVMWYKKLITSAPFGLQVNEDKVEPQELGSVYDESKSEDEAVALIKQFGAISPNYPAPLLTMAMKKVSQIAKQDLSLMTESERGMMFKDLQMLLVSDLPEQEIKHNTRISFATTMLTRMMLSDMVDYNEIYRLRKLWVGYVDGLTEDKFKNLKNTYKDYIYNDAQLIMKMEGDADWTYIQEINKELARAEQHRKNMVDEIYNLLIRAVNEVPDKPRVWLRAFEFCAHHCPKKIRELYSLVRSFAQEKKMHPLGCDYIEATLNIHRAEMLLMVMAELTLKGRGKTEHEKAMMMDFIVNACAISDSLSNHYFVADSLLQVHKAIAFCYLVNKEDKIIPFGSAGIDYLERVGKYDPTYWMLLIHETLNGRRMKVKNVIKELFPSDLNKVSVNSPYFPYFLGVFISEPLELDDFEFDNPEGLVLNHEDLKYFVASMDGYSDYLGRICQADKLHRDLNKKGSTYWRFGQWIDFARQIQRDDPNYRLLPVWSEFVSVKIMIALINYLHSDTEQLFKLKAIHPANIKFSQKEWKKSYNDWNYWINDENSITVKIDYLVEKSIVYQLPAMMTMNGPDYNMVYALGLFFLQLLVKEKSLPWIMNRPEYGFEWMSVLDDLIHKGSVSSLTSRIVTSCLSVRNRENRILRQDTGADLNDLYWVDNPKIWDVDDLLEQLKKDLELLKTNLVSVANSQQRQVIVIDLE
- a CDS encoding CHC2 zinc finger domain-containing protein produces the protein MPYYDKQFLEKLNELSIESVAVKLGLTVKKHWALCPWHSDHNPSLRFSTNSKENFCHCFVCGKGGNPITLTMQVENCGFQEACQILAREFSIPLPNNEKPKFVKKTPPKKKVVRTEEPKKEPDVEILNWIVENVGLTKKAEDFLFEERKYKHEVIEELHIGSVDNGQKLVAKLTAQFGLERCMDSGVIVKRQYGLEPFCIVPCLIIPYYDINGRIVNLQSRRLTKERNYRFNFVPGLAVPLYNLPILKDMEMDEPLYISEGITDCFGMLSAGKKAIGIPSTSLFKDSDLKYLMNRLLFMYPDQDDAGAGLYEKMKEALNKVGCSLHKLSLPKGYGDYSEYYADKIAKL